One genomic region from Terriglobus aquaticus encodes:
- the rpmA gene encoding 50S ribosomal protein L27 → MAHKKGGGSSSNGRDSNAQRLGVKAFAGEVVTGGSIIVRQRGTPIKAGLNVGRGKDDTLFAKVGGRVKFSDRGNHGRFVSVEPVAA, encoded by the coding sequence ATGGCACATAAAAAAGGCGGCGGAAGCTCTTCCAACGGCCGCGATTCCAATGCACAGCGGTTGGGCGTAAAGGCGTTTGCGGGCGAAGTGGTCACCGGTGGGTCGATCATCGTGCGGCAGCGTGGAACACCGATCAAGGCCGGCCTGAACGTGGGCCGTGGCAAGGACGACACCCTGTTCGCCAAGGTTGGCGGACGCGTGAAGTTCTCGGACCGTGGTAACCATGGCCGGTTCGTTTCGGTGGAGCCGGTTGCGGCGTAG
- the rplU gene encoding 50S ribosomal protein L21 produces MYAVIRTGGKQYRVAPGETVRVETLAHEDGKIEFSDVLAVSGEAGSFEQELGGAKVLAEVVGEGRGDKILVFHFKRKKQYKKMQGHRQGFVEVRINEILVNGKSFKAENK; encoded by the coding sequence ATGTACGCAGTGATTCGGACAGGTGGCAAGCAGTACCGCGTAGCTCCCGGTGAGACCGTGCGCGTGGAGACGCTGGCGCACGAAGACGGCAAGATCGAGTTCAGCGATGTGCTGGCCGTGAGCGGCGAAGCGGGCAGCTTTGAGCAGGAGCTGGGTGGCGCGAAGGTGCTGGCCGAGGTTGTGGGCGAAGGCCGCGGCGACAAGATCCTGGTCTTCCACTTCAAGCGGAAGAAGCAGTACAAGAAGATGCAGGGACATCGTCAGGGCTTTGTCGAGGTCCGCATCAACGAGATCCTGGTGAACGGCAAGAGCTTCAAGGCCGAGAACAAGTAA
- the msrB gene encoding peptide-methionine (R)-S-oxide reductase MsrB: MANGTETTAGSGYAVEKTEAEWRELLSPEQFAILRGKGTERAFTGKLYENHADGLYHCGACNAPLFKSDHKFESGSGWPSFYEPVSPTAVKAIEDNSYGMRRVEVVCSNCGSHLGHVFPDGPRPTGLRYCINSASLNFEGVEGGSK, encoded by the coding sequence ATGGCGAATGGGACGGAAACGACGGCCGGCAGCGGCTACGCGGTGGAGAAGACCGAGGCGGAGTGGCGCGAGTTGCTGTCGCCGGAGCAGTTTGCGATTCTGCGCGGCAAGGGCACGGAACGGGCGTTTACGGGCAAGCTGTACGAGAACCACGCGGACGGGCTGTACCACTGTGGCGCGTGCAATGCGCCGCTGTTCAAGAGCGACCACAAGTTCGAGTCGGGGTCGGGGTGGCCGAGCTTTTATGAGCCGGTGTCGCCGACGGCGGTGAAGGCGATCGAGGACAACAGCTATGGCATGCGGCGGGTGGAGGTAGTCTGCAGCAACTGCGGATCGCACCTGGGGCATGTGTTCCCGGATGGGCCGCGGCCGACGGGGCTGCGGTACTGCATCAACTCGGCTTCCCTGAACTTTGAAGGGGTTGAGGGTGGATCGAAGTAA
- a CDS encoding RidA family protein, which translates to MPQNKAAIATQDAPAAIGPYSQAVRSGDLLFTSGQVGFDPASGALVSGGVEAEARQVLKNLAAVVGAAGLQMTDVVKTTVFLADMNDFAAVNAIYAEAFAGAEVMPARSTVQVARLPRDARVEIEAVARFA; encoded by the coding sequence ATGCCTCAGAACAAAGCAGCTATTGCAACGCAGGATGCGCCCGCCGCCATTGGTCCCTACAGCCAGGCGGTCCGGTCAGGGGATCTGCTTTTTACGTCGGGCCAGGTCGGGTTCGATCCGGCGAGCGGTGCGCTGGTGAGCGGCGGCGTGGAGGCCGAGGCGCGGCAGGTGTTGAAGAACCTGGCAGCGGTGGTGGGCGCGGCCGGATTGCAAATGACGGACGTGGTGAAGACGACGGTGTTTCTGGCGGACATGAACGACTTTGCTGCGGTGAACGCGATTTATGCCGAGGCATTTGCGGGGGCCGAAGTGATGCCGGCGCGGTCGACGGTGCAGGTGGCGCGGCTGCCGCGGGATGCGCGTGTGGAGATCGAGGCGGTCGCGCGCTTCGCCTAG
- a CDS encoding chemotaxis protein CheB — protein sequence MNEEENTTAEAANRLEEIAGPTVVGIGASAGGLSALRRLFELIPADTGLVFVVVVHLSPEHKSMLADLLQPSVKFPVQQVTETTVLQPDNVYVIPPNCNLNSIDTHLRLSALEERRRERAPIDHFFRTLAATHNGHAIGVILTGTGSDGTLGLREIKAKGGVILVQDPNEAEFDGMPQSAITTGGVDRILPLNEIASTLVRLAHAGRVITPKEMEAEQAPQERLLLPKVLAILKARTDRDFSRYKPATILRRIARRMQLNYIEDFNEYLNMLRDRSDEAHALADDLLITVTSFFRDPEVFEKLQRDIIPRLFEGKSSNSSVRAWSVGCATGEEAYSIAMLLLEESSRRTDPPKLQVFASDLHKRSLEGAREGLYPGDIETDVSPERLQRFFRKENGGYRISKEVRDLVVFAPHNLLADPPFSRVDLISCRNLLIYIDRSVQSDVIDLFHYALCPHGYLLLGSAETIDALDLFRTEDKRLCIYEKRNVPAPEPRLPVFPLTRLRAFGQPATKPEPLAAAVPYQTLHLDLLERFAPPSVLIGPDNRVVHLSEHAGRYLVHPGGEITTSILRLVAEELRVELQALIHTARETKSPADSNPILVRLHGLPTPVVLHVRPAQELYQEGFLLVIFDERQPITAKEADSRVASAAVLASGAAGQRIAELEADLNVARQRLQATIEEYETSQEEMKSANEEMQSTNEELRSTLEELETSKEELQSINEELQTVNQENRHKVDELSQLSTDLTNLLAATDIATLFLDRELRILRFTPRLSEIFNIRITDRGRPISDLTHRLGHESLREEAQSVLDRLIPVEQEICDESDRWYLTRMLPYRSADDRIEGVVITFIDITGRKKAEQALRQSESRFRALVTTGSHPVFRMSPDWKLMYQLQGNDFLADTAEPIEDWAEKYILPEDLPTVRKAIDHAIQNKSMYALEHRIRSADGGVGWVFSRAVPILDAEGNLTEWFGAGTDVTASKEAEAELRAAEERHRIQLEEIVATRTRELQSSRDLLQAAMDSSRDMIQVFQAVRDAMGAVVDFRWLLNNYRSQQVFGDVIGKSLLQNNPGVVQEGIFDRFKRVVETGEPAHAEFNYVHEQIDGWFFQSAVKLGDGVATTTSDITIRKQAEQRLLQAQQELALQALRESEERFRLLVENVQEYALFQTDLQGHVTSWNPGAERLFGYSSAEILGRPADILFTPEDRNGGLLQAEIAQAVAGTHGVDARWVCRKDGETFWAQWATEPVLDATGQVRGVAKVLRDESDRKQYEERQALLMGELNHRVKNTLATVQSLANQTLRSTPEPAVFVEKFQERLWALSRAHTVLTRRSWESADIAEIVREQVYTGHYDENIAASGPAALLAPQTAVALSLVLHELTTNARKYGALSQSGGRLSVKWRLPEAAQALELEWAETGGPPVQSPDKRGFGSMLIERSLGGVGGTVQTRFEPGGLLCTIRLPLASSASVLS from the coding sequence GTGAACGAAGAAGAGAACACCACTGCAGAAGCGGCGAACCGCCTTGAAGAGATCGCCGGCCCTACCGTCGTCGGCATCGGTGCTTCCGCGGGCGGCCTCTCCGCATTGCGCCGACTCTTCGAACTCATCCCGGCAGACACAGGCCTCGTCTTTGTCGTCGTCGTGCACCTCTCGCCCGAGCACAAGAGCATGCTCGCCGACCTCCTGCAGCCCAGCGTCAAGTTCCCCGTCCAGCAGGTCACCGAGACCACCGTCCTCCAGCCCGACAACGTCTACGTCATCCCGCCCAACTGCAACCTGAACTCCATCGACACGCACCTGCGCCTCTCTGCCCTCGAAGAGCGCCGTCGCGAACGCGCCCCCATCGACCACTTCTTCCGCACGCTCGCCGCCACCCACAACGGCCACGCCATCGGTGTCATCCTCACCGGCACCGGCTCCGACGGCACACTCGGCCTTCGCGAAATCAAGGCCAAGGGCGGCGTCATCCTCGTGCAGGATCCCAACGAAGCCGAGTTCGACGGCATGCCCCAATCCGCCATCACCACCGGCGGCGTCGACCGCATTCTCCCCCTCAACGAGATCGCCTCCACCCTCGTTCGTCTCGCTCACGCGGGCCGCGTCATCACCCCCAAGGAGATGGAGGCGGAGCAGGCACCCCAGGAGCGCCTTCTCCTGCCCAAGGTCCTCGCCATCCTCAAGGCGCGTACGGACCGCGACTTCAGCCGCTACAAGCCGGCGACCATCCTGCGCCGCATCGCCCGGCGCATGCAGCTCAACTACATCGAAGATTTCAACGAGTACCTGAACATGCTGCGTGATCGGTCCGACGAGGCGCACGCCCTCGCCGACGACCTCCTCATCACGGTCACCAGCTTCTTCCGCGATCCCGAAGTCTTTGAAAAGCTCCAGCGCGACATCATCCCCAGGCTCTTTGAAGGCAAGAGCAGCAACAGCAGCGTGCGCGCCTGGTCGGTCGGCTGCGCCACCGGCGAAGAGGCCTACTCCATCGCCATGCTCCTGCTGGAAGAGTCGTCGCGGCGAACCGACCCGCCCAAGCTTCAGGTCTTCGCCTCCGACCTGCACAAGCGCTCGCTCGAAGGCGCACGCGAGGGCCTCTATCCCGGCGACATCGAAACCGACGTCAGCCCCGAGCGCCTCCAGCGCTTCTTCCGCAAAGAGAACGGCGGCTACCGAATCTCAAAAGAAGTGCGCGATCTCGTCGTCTTCGCGCCCCACAATCTCCTCGCCGACCCACCCTTCTCGCGCGTCGACCTCATCTCCTGCCGCAACCTGCTCATCTACATCGACCGCTCCGTCCAGAGCGACGTGATCGACCTCTTCCACTACGCGCTCTGCCCGCACGGCTATCTGTTGCTCGGCTCTGCCGAAACCATCGACGCGCTCGATCTCTTCCGCACGGAAGACAAGCGGCTTTGCATCTACGAAAAGCGCAATGTCCCCGCACCGGAGCCGCGCCTTCCCGTCTTCCCGCTCACGCGCCTCCGGGCCTTCGGCCAACCGGCCACTAAACCGGAGCCACTTGCGGCTGCAGTGCCGTACCAGACCTTGCACCTCGATCTGCTGGAGCGCTTCGCTCCGCCCAGCGTTCTCATCGGCCCTGACAACAGGGTCGTCCACCTCTCCGAACATGCTGGTCGCTACCTGGTGCACCCTGGCGGCGAAATCACCACCAGCATCTTGCGCCTCGTGGCAGAGGAGCTCCGCGTTGAGTTGCAGGCGCTCATTCACACCGCTCGCGAGACGAAATCACCCGCCGACTCCAACCCGATTCTGGTGCGTCTCCACGGTCTGCCTACCCCAGTCGTTCTGCACGTACGACCCGCGCAGGAGCTCTACCAGGAAGGCTTTCTGCTGGTCATCTTCGACGAGCGGCAGCCCATCACCGCGAAAGAGGCGGACTCTCGCGTCGCTTCGGCCGCCGTTCTCGCATCGGGCGCCGCCGGACAACGCATCGCCGAACTGGAAGCGGACCTCAACGTCGCCCGGCAGCGACTTCAGGCCACCATCGAGGAATACGAAACCAGCCAGGAGGAAATGAAATCTGCCAACGAGGAGATGCAGTCCACCAATGAGGAACTGCGCTCCACCCTGGAAGAGCTCGAAACCTCCAAGGAAGAACTGCAAAGCATCAACGAGGAACTGCAGACCGTAAACCAGGAGAACCGGCACAAGGTCGACGAACTCTCGCAGCTCTCCACCGACCTCACCAACCTGCTCGCCGCCACTGACATCGCCACCCTCTTCCTCGATCGCGAACTGCGCATCCTTCGCTTCACTCCGCGCCTGTCGGAAATCTTCAACATCCGCATCACCGACCGGGGCCGGCCCATCTCCGACCTCACCCATCGTCTCGGTCACGAAAGCCTTCGTGAAGAAGCTCAGTCTGTTCTCGACCGCCTCATTCCCGTCGAGCAGGAGATCTGCGACGAATCCGACCGCTGGTATCTGACTCGCATGCTGCCCTACCGCAGCGCGGACGATCGCATCGAGGGTGTGGTAATCACCTTCATCGACATCACCGGTCGTAAGAAAGCGGAACAGGCATTACGCCAAAGTGAGAGCCGCTTCCGTGCCCTGGTCACCACCGGCAGCCATCCCGTCTTCCGCATGAGCCCGGATTGGAAGCTCATGTACCAGTTGCAGGGCAACGACTTCCTGGCAGATACCGCCGAACCCATCGAAGACTGGGCCGAAAAATACATCCTTCCGGAAGACCTGCCCACGGTCCGCAAAGCCATCGATCACGCAATCCAGAACAAATCCATGTACGCGTTGGAGCATCGGATTCGCAGTGCGGATGGTGGTGTCGGCTGGGTCTTCTCCCGCGCTGTTCCCATATTGGACGCGGAGGGAAACCTCACCGAGTGGTTCGGTGCCGGTACAGACGTCACCGCCAGTAAAGAGGCAGAAGCCGAACTGCGTGCAGCGGAAGAGCGCCATCGCATCCAGTTGGAAGAAATCGTCGCCACCCGCACCCGCGAACTGCAAAGCAGCCGCGATCTTTTGCAGGCCGCCATGGATAGTTCGCGGGACATGATCCAGGTGTTCCAGGCCGTTCGGGACGCCATGGGCGCCGTAGTTGATTTCCGATGGCTTCTTAATAACTACCGCTCCCAGCAGGTATTCGGCGACGTCATCGGCAAGAGTCTGTTGCAGAACAATCCGGGTGTCGTTCAGGAAGGCATCTTCGACCGCTTCAAGCGAGTGGTGGAAACCGGTGAGCCCGCCCACGCTGAATTCAACTACGTCCACGAGCAGATCGACGGTTGGTTCTTTCAGTCAGCCGTCAAATTGGGCGACGGTGTCGCCACCACCACCAGCGACATCACGATCCGCAAGCAGGCCGAGCAGCGACTGCTGCAGGCTCAGCAGGAACTCGCTCTCCAAGCCCTGCGTGAAAGCGAGGAACGCTTCCGTCTGCTTGTCGAGAACGTTCAGGAATATGCCCTCTTTCAGACCGACCTGCAGGGTCATGTGACCAGTTGGAATCCCGGCGCAGAGCGGCTCTTCGGTTATTCCAGCGCAGAGATCCTAGGCCGTCCCGCTGACATTCTGTTCACACCGGAAGATCGCAACGGTGGCCTGCTTCAGGCAGAGATCGCACAGGCAGTGGCTGGCACTCACGGCGTCGACGCCCGCTGGGTCTGCCGCAAGGATGGGGAGACCTTTTGGGCTCAATGGGCCACAGAACCCGTGCTCGACGCGACGGGCCAGGTCCGGGGAGTCGCCAAGGTGCTTCGCGACGAATCCGATCGCAAGCAGTACGAGGAGCGCCAGGCACTCCTCATGGGCGAACTCAACCACCGTGTCAAAAACACCCTGGCAACGGTTCAGTCGCTCGCCAACCAGACTCTGCGCAGTACCCCGGAACCCGCCGTCTTCGTTGAAAAGTTCCAGGAACGTCTGTGGGCGCTCTCCCGTGCCCACACTGTCCTCACCCGGCGCAGTTGGGAAAGTGCAGACATCGCGGAGATCGTTCGCGAGCAGGTTTACACAGGTCACTACGACGAGAACATCGCTGCTTCAGGTCCGGCCGCTCTCCTGGCCCCACAAACCGCGGTGGCTCTGTCGCTGGTGCTCCACGAACTTACGACCAACGCCCGAAAATACGGTGCCCTGTCGCAATCCGGCGGCCGCCTCAGTGTGAAGTGGAGGTTGCCGGAAGCCGCGCAGGCGCTGGAACTGGAGTGGGCTGAAACGGGGGGGCCGCCAGTGCAGTCTCCTGACAAACGCGGCTTCGGCTCCATGCTGATTGAGCGCAGTCTTGGCGGCGTCGGCGGCACCGTACAAACCCGTTTTGAACCGGGCGGCCTGCTCTGCACCATCCGCTTACCCCTTGCCTCCAGCGCATCGGTTCTGAGTTAG
- a CDS encoding response regulator: METCRVLVIEDELLVGLDLVFTLQGAGFRQVEHAMNEPEALDRLHSETWDAVVADANLNGRGIHRIAELLQKKRLPFLVVTGYARENLPAVIGEAPVLTKPFSHREVVRSVQQLCGCLPNLLSSPTTA; encoded by the coding sequence TTGGAGACATGCCGGGTACTTGTCATCGAAGATGAGCTGTTGGTCGGTCTTGATCTCGTTTTCACGCTGCAGGGTGCGGGTTTCCGGCAGGTGGAGCACGCAATGAACGAGCCCGAAGCCTTGGACCGCCTCCACTCCGAAACCTGGGACGCCGTCGTGGCCGACGCAAACCTGAACGGCCGCGGCATCCACCGCATCGCAGAACTCCTGCAGAAAAAGCGTCTGCCGTTCCTCGTCGTGACGGGGTACGCCCGCGAGAACCTCCCGGCCGTCATCGGCGAAGCTCCAGTCCTCACCAAGCCCTTTTCTCATCGAGAGGTCGTTCGCAGCGTGCAGCAACTCTGCGGCTGCCTCCCCAACTTGTTGTCAAGCCCCACCACGGCCTAA
- a CDS encoding DNA polymerase Y family protein, which produces MDLVLPQHDFFGFLHVDLNSFFASVEQQLNPEYRNRPLAVVPTFADTTVAIAASYEAKALGIKTGTRVADMKQICPDILLVQGNHTTYAEFSHKIHAAVERCCPVAHVPSIDEVTCQLIGREQEPPRARQIALSIKQAIRDDVGETLRCSIGMAPNRYLAKIASDMQKPDGLVGLLPSQLPRSLLQLELRDLPGVGARTELMLNRKGVTTMEQLLALSREQMHKLWNSVWGERLYHWLRGHVTGDDGAPVPRETQQSLGHSHVLAPEHRSAEGAWAVAHKLLHKAAMRLRMEHFCAGTLSLTIRYQVSRAEEAQAAKLQQHHSGIRHHNWGMEARFPATQDTLSLLEALRELWQKQPTGPGTGRPFFVGITLNRLTDERAQQPDLFRDTHARNELSRALDRLNLKHGHTTVHFAGMLPARDSAPTRIAFTQIPVQYGVDYM; this is translated from the coding sequence GTGGATCTGGTCCTGCCGCAACACGACTTTTTCGGGTTTCTGCACGTTGACCTGAACAGCTTCTTTGCTTCCGTGGAGCAGCAGCTGAATCCGGAGTACCGCAACCGGCCGCTGGCAGTGGTGCCGACGTTTGCGGATACCACGGTTGCGATCGCGGCTTCGTATGAGGCCAAGGCGCTCGGAATCAAAACGGGCACGCGCGTCGCGGACATGAAGCAGATTTGCCCGGACATCCTGCTGGTGCAAGGCAATCACACAACGTACGCGGAGTTCAGCCACAAGATTCACGCGGCTGTGGAACGCTGTTGCCCTGTTGCGCATGTGCCTTCGATCGATGAGGTGACCTGTCAGTTGATCGGGCGCGAGCAGGAGCCGCCGCGCGCGCGGCAGATCGCGCTGAGCATCAAGCAGGCGATTCGAGACGACGTTGGCGAGACGCTGCGGTGTTCCATCGGCATGGCTCCGAACCGCTACCTGGCGAAGATTGCCAGCGACATGCAGAAACCCGACGGCCTGGTTGGCCTGTTGCCATCGCAGTTGCCGCGATCGCTCTTGCAGCTTGAGCTGCGCGACCTGCCCGGCGTGGGCGCGCGCACGGAGCTGATGCTGAACCGCAAGGGTGTGACGACGATGGAGCAGTTGCTGGCGCTGTCGCGCGAGCAGATGCACAAGCTGTGGAACTCGGTGTGGGGCGAGCGGCTGTACCACTGGCTGCGTGGGCATGTGACGGGCGACGACGGCGCGCCGGTGCCGCGCGAGACGCAGCAGTCGCTTGGGCACTCGCACGTGCTGGCACCGGAGCATCGCTCAGCGGAGGGCGCCTGGGCCGTCGCGCACAAGCTGTTGCACAAGGCCGCGATGCGGCTGCGCATGGAGCACTTCTGCGCCGGAACGCTTTCGCTTACGATTCGCTACCAGGTTTCGCGCGCTGAGGAAGCGCAGGCGGCGAAGCTGCAGCAGCACCACTCTGGCATCCGGCACCACAACTGGGGCATGGAGGCGCGGTTTCCGGCGACGCAGGATACGTTGTCGCTCCTGGAAGCGCTGCGCGAGCTTTGGCAGAAGCAGCCGACCGGGCCAGGCACTGGGCGGCCGTTCTTCGTTGGCATCACGCTGAACCGGCTTACGGATGAGCGCGCGCAGCAACCGGACTTGTTTCGCGATACGCATGCGCGGAACGAATTATCGCGCGCGCTGGATCGGCTGAACCTGAAGCATGGTCACACGACGGTACATTTTGCTGGAATGCTGCCGGCGCGGGATAGTGCGCCGACGCGGATTGCGTTTACGCAGATTCCGGTGCAGTACGGCGTCGATTACATGTGA